From a region of the Oryza sativa Japonica Group chromosome 6, ASM3414082v1 genome:
- the LOC4340947 gene encoding uncharacterized protein has translation MDFQVVVLAGGTSEKLSPLVSKDVPKALLPVANRPVLSYVLDLLEASDLKDIIVVVEGQEAARLVGAWASSAYLDRLLVEVVAVPEDIGTAGALRAISKRLTANDVLVISGDLVTDVLPGAVAATHRRNGAAVTALLCSVPISGPSDAASSGGKDKAKKPTRLNIVGLDITRQFLLHIVSGTDVEKDVRVYKRKIRAVGEMEIRSDLMDAHLYAFKRTTLQNILEEKESYRSIRLEVLPYLVRSQLKSSSSGGEGTTVDETGDTTVPSNSHLQCLSQHRILAPSAFKKDLLSSGGTYRCCVYIATKSKYCHRLNSIQAYCDINRDVVGDASHLSGYSFSAQNNIIHPTSVLGSKTTIGPQCMLAEGSQLGDKCSVKRSVIGRHCRIGSNVKIVNSVVMNHVVIEDGCHIQGSVICNNVQLQERAVLKDCQVGAGYIVTASSEHKAESLSKKVERF, from the exons ATGGACTTCcaggtcgtcgtcctcgccggggGCACCTCCGAGAAGCTCTCGCCCCTCGTCTCCAAG GATGTCCCCAAGGCGCTCCTCCCCGTCGCCAACCGCCCCGTGCTCTCCTACGTGCTCGACCTCCTCGAGGCCAGCGACCTCAAGGACATCATCGTG GTGGTGGAGGGGCAGGAGGCCGCGCGACTCGTCGGAGCTTGGGCCTCGAGCGCCTACCTAGACCGCCTTCTCGTGGAG GTTGTGGCAGTTCCAGAGGACATTGGAACAGCTGGTGCACTACGAGCTATTTCAAAGCGACTGACTGCAAATGATGTTTTG GTGATTAGCGGCGACCTAGTAACTGATGTACTTCCTGGGGCTGTTGCTGCTACTCATAGAAGAAATGGTGCCGCTGTTACTGCTTTACTATGTTCTGTTCCTATCAGTGGTCCTTCAGATGCTGCTTCTTCTGGAGGGAAAGATAAAGCTAAAAAACCAACTCGACTGAATATAGTTGGGCTAGACATAACAAGGCAATTCTTGTTGCATATTGTATCAG GAACCGATGTTGAAAAAGATGTACGTGTTTACAAGCGAAAAATCCGAGCTGTAGGCGAG ATGGAAATTCGAAGTGATCTGATGGATGCACATCTGTATGCTTTTAAGAG GACAACATTACAGAATATACTGGAAGAGAAAGAATCATACCGTAGCATTAGACTTGAAGTCCTACCATACTTAGTGAGGAGTCAGTTG AAATCATCTTCATCAGGAGGTGAGGGAACAACCGTTGATGAAACTGGCGATACTACAGTTCCATCCAATAGTCATTTGCAGTGTCTATCACAGCATCGCATACTTGCACCATCTGCTTTTAAGAAAGATTTGTTATCATCTGGAGGAACATATAGGTGCTGTGTCTATATTGCTACTAAAAGCAAGTACTGTCATCGTTTGAACTCCATTCAGGCATACTGTGATATCAACCGAGAT GTTGTAGGGGATGCTAGTCACTTGTCCGGTTATTCCTTCTCTGCACAGAACAACATCATCCATCCAACTTCTGTGCTTGGATCGAAGACTACA ATCGGACCACAATGCATGCTTGCTGAGGGTTCACAATTAGGTGACAAATGTAGTGTGAAGCGATCTGTTATTGGCCGTCATTGTCGAATTGGTTCAAATGTAAAG ATTGTCAATTCTGTCGTGATGAACCATGTGGTTATTGAAGATGGTTGTCACATACAAGGTTCTGTGATATGCAATAATGTGCAACTTCAAGAACGTGCTGTTTTGAAAGATTGTCAG GTTGGTGCTGGTTATATTGTAACTGCTAGCAGTGAACACAAAGCAGAATCTCTCAGCAAGAAAGTAGAGCGATTTTGA